In Oceanispirochaeta sp. M1, a single window of DNA contains:
- a CDS encoding transketolase family protein — protein MGGLNYTMEDTAKLSTAELYGKTLVDLADQHPEVVGLTSDLAKSTKIGVLGEKYPERLINVGIAEQNLMGTAAGMALNGMVPFVSTFAVFTTMRALDQVHTDICYQNLNVKMIATHGGLSFGQAGTTHHCTEDISIMRSMANCKVIIPADGMETANAVQAAYETPGPIYIRINRGFDQQVYDTTEYDYEIGKAVELHEGTDLTLIACGSAVWSAREAAKVLMSTDGISVRVLNMHTIKPLDKEAVLKAVHETRRIITVEDHNIIGGLGSAVAEVMAESGKACAFKRLGVPDTFSIIGLHEDLMAHYGYDVNGIIAAVREVMGADFEEDDDWNDEI, from the coding sequence ATGGGCGGATTAAATTATACAATGGAAGATACAGCCAAGCTGTCTACAGCTGAATTGTATGGAAAGACCCTGGTTGATCTGGCAGATCAGCACCCCGAGGTCGTAGGTTTGACCAGTGACCTCGCTAAGTCGACAAAAATCGGTGTTCTGGGTGAAAAATATCCAGAAAGACTTATCAACGTCGGAATTGCCGAGCAAAATCTGATGGGGACAGCGGCGGGAATGGCCTTGAACGGCATGGTACCCTTTGTCTCTACTTTTGCGGTATTCACAACAATGAGAGCCCTGGATCAGGTTCATACAGATATCTGTTACCAAAACCTGAATGTGAAGATGATTGCCACACATGGCGGTCTCTCCTTCGGCCAGGCGGGAACAACCCACCATTGTACCGAAGACATCAGTATCATGAGGTCCATGGCCAACTGTAAGGTGATTATCCCGGCAGATGGAATGGAAACCGCCAACGCCGTTCAGGCTGCATATGAGACTCCCGGACCTATCTATATCCGGATCAATCGCGGCTTTGACCAGCAGGTGTATGATACAACCGAATATGACTATGAAATCGGTAAAGCTGTAGAGCTTCATGAGGGTACGGACCTGACCTTGATTGCCTGTGGCTCTGCTGTCTGGAGTGCCCGTGAGGCGGCTAAGGTTCTGATGTCTACCGACGGCATCAGTGTCCGTGTCCTGAACATGCATACCATTAAGCCTCTGGATAAAGAGGCTGTTCTCAAGGCAGTTCATGAAACAAGAAGAATCATAACTGTTGAAGATCATAATATAATCGGCGGTCTGGGTTCTGCAGTTGCCGAGGTTATGGCAGAAAGTGGAAAAGCCTGTGCCTTCAAACGCCTGGGTGTTCCAGATACCTTCTCCATCATCGGACTCCACGAAGATCTGATGGCCCACTACGGTTATGATGTGAATGGAATCATAGCGGCTGTCAGGGAAGTGATGGGCGCCGATTTCGAAGAAGATGACGACTGGAATGATGAGATTTAA